The genomic window GGGTGCCGGGGTGGGCGTAGGCGTAGAGGCGGCGGGGGCCAAGGGCGTGCAGCAGCAGGTGGCTGGGCGGGCCGTTGCCGTGCAGGTCCACGGCGAGGTCGGGCGGCGGTCCGGTCCAGTCCAGGCGTGCGGGGACGGCCCGGCCGGGGGCCTGGGCGGGGAGCAGCTGGTCGACGGCGGCGGTGGCCGCGGCGGCTTGGGCCAGGCGTGCGGGGGCGGCCAGGACGAGGGTGTGGCCGGGGTGGGCGCGGCGCAGGGCGCGCAGGGCGGGCACGGCGGTGAGGAGGTCGCCGAGGCCGAGGGCGCGCAGGGCCAGCAGCCGCGGACCGTGCGGCTGTGGGGGGTTGGGCGGGTGCTGGGGGGTCATGGGCGGGTGGTGGTCGGCGGGGTGAGGGGGGCGAGCGCGGCGCGGCGGGCGAGTTCGGTGGTGGAGCGGCCGGCGAGGTAGGGCAGGGTCACGGCCTGTCCGCCCCATTCGCGCAGGGCGGCGGATTCGGGGAGGGTCTCGGCGGTGTAGTCGCCGCCCTTGGCCCAGACGTCCGGGCGCAGGGTGCGCAGCAGGGTTTCGGGGGTGTCCTCGTGGAAGACGGCGACGGCGTCGACGCAGCCGAGCCCGGACAGGACGCGGACGCGGTCGGCTTCGGGCGTCAGCGGGCGGCCCGGTCCCTTCAGGCGGCGGATGGAGGCGTCGGAGTTGAGGCAGACGATGAGGCAGTCGCCGATACGGCGGGCGCTTTCCAGCAGTCCGACGTGGCCGGCGTGCAGGAGGTCGAAGCAGCCGCCGGTGGCGACGACGGTCCCGCCGCGGGCGCGGACGGCCGCGGCCAGGGTGAAGGGGTCCTGGCAGTGGTGCGCGGGGGGCGGCGCGGGGCTCTGCGGGTCCCACAGGCGGGGGTTGCCGGCGCCGCCCGCGGCGACGAAGGCCGCTGCTTCGGCGACCGCCCGCTGGATGGCTTCCTCGGGGAGGGCGCCGTCGCCCAGTGCGGCGGCGGCGACGGCGGCGAAGCAGTCGCCGGCCCCGCAGGGGTCGCCGGTGGCCGGGTGCGGGGGCGGGACGAGCATGGGGCTGTCGCTGCCGTTGCGGGTGAGGATCGCGCCCCGCTCGCCGAGGGTGACCGCGACGGCCGCGGCCTGCCAGTGCCGGGCGAGAGCGGCGCCGCGCAGGGCGTGGGCGCGCAGGGAGTCGCCGGTGGCGGGCTCGGCGGCCGGGGGCGCCAGGGCGCGGGCCTCGGCGGCGTTGGGAGTGGCCAGCCGCACCTCGGGGACGGGGGTGTCGCCCCTGGGGTGGGGATCCCACAGGACCGGTGCCCTGCGGGCGGCGGTGTGCAGGTGGCTGCGCACGGCGCGGGCGGTGCCGCGGCCGTAGTCGGCGACGAGTACGGCCCCGGCATCGGCGAAGGCCTCCCGTACGGCGTCGCCGGGCTCGCCGGGGGTGCCGCCGCCGTCGTCGATACGGACCAGGGGGCGGTCGCCGGCGCGGACGCGGGTCTTGACGGGCAGGGTGCCGTCGAGGGAGAGCTCCACCAGGTGGACGCGGGGGGCCAGGGCCTGGCGGACGGTGTCGCTGGCCTGGTCGTCGCCGAGGGCGGTCACCAGCACCACGGTGCGCCCGTCGCGGGCGGCGAGGGCGGCGGCGAGGCCCGCGCCGCCGGGGTGGCTGCGGTGGTGGCGGACGTCGACGACCGGGGCGGGGGCATCGGGTGCCAGGCGGGTGGCTTCACCGTCGATGTCCTGGTCCAGGAGGGTGTCACCGACGACGAGGAGGGGCTGCTGTCCGCTCCCCCGCCTGGTGCGCCTGTGGTGACGGGGGCCGGTGCGGGGATCGGTGCGGGAATCGGTGTGGCTGCTCATGGGGTTCGTCCCTTTCAGCCGGCCGGTACTTCGGGGCCGGGCGCGGCGGGCGGGGGTGTGCCGGGGGCGGGAGCCGGGGCGGGCCCCCCGGTGACGGGGTCTTCGGTGACGGGGTGTTCGGTAACGGGGGCGCGGCGGCCGGCGACGGTGCGGCCGGTGGCGGGATGGCCGGTGGTGGGGTGGCCGGTGGTGGCGGTGAGGTGGCCGGTGGTGCGGCCGGTGGGGGCGGGGTGGGCGCCGGCGGGGAGAGGGCCGGTGGCGGCGCGGGCGGCGGCGTCGGTCCGGGCGGCGGCGTCGAAGGATTCGCACAGCAGGTGCAGGGCCACCAGGTGGGCTTCCTGCACGGTGGCGGTGTTGTCCGCTTCGATGCACAGGGCTTCGTCCGCGCGGTCGGCCAGGGGGTTGGGGCGGGGGCCGGTCATGGCCCAGACCCGCAGCCCGGCCAGGCGGCCGGTGTCGGCGGCGGCCAGCAGGTTGGGGCTGCGGCCGGAGGTGGACATCAGCAGCAGCACGTCACCCGGCCTGCCGTGGGCGCTCACCTGGCGGGCGTAGAGCTCCTCGAAGCCGTAGTCGTTGCCGATGGCGGTCAGGGTGGAGGTCTCGGCGTGCAGGGCGATCGCGGAGTAGGCGGGGCGTTCGGTGCGGTAGCGGCCCACGAGTTCGGCGGTCAGGTGCTGGGCCTGGGCGGCGCTGCCGCCGTTGCCGGCGGCCAGCAGGCGGCCGCCGAGGGGGAGGACGGCGGCGAGGTGGCCGCCCCATTCGGTGAGCTGTCCCAGTCCGCGGCGGCGGAGGTGGCCGAGGGCGTCGAGCAGCGACTGGCAGTGGGTGTGTGCGGCGTGCAGGGGATCGGTCATGGTGGGTGGGGGTGCTCCGGTGGTGGCCGGGGCGGCCCTTGCCTCCTTCGCCTGTGCTTCGCCTGTGCTTCGCCTGTGCTTCGCCTGGTGGTCGTTGCCCCGCCCCCCGGGGGGGGGTGGGGCGGGGTCAGCGCGCGGGGCCGGGGGTCACCTCGCTCCTGCCGCGGCTCGGGTGGCTCGGGTGCAGGGCCAGCACGTCGTGGTAGACGTCCCAGGTGGCGGCGGCCACCTGGTCCCAGCCGTAGCGGGTCAGGACCCGGCGGCGGCCTGCGGCGCCGCAGGCGGCGCGGCGGGCGGGGTCGGCCAGGAGTGCGGTGACGGCCCTGGCCAGGGCGGCGGGGTCGCCGGGGGTGAACAGGCGGCCGGTGGCCGGGTCGGCGACGGTGTCGAGGTGGCCGCCGGTGGCGGTGGCGACGACGGGGGTGCCGCAGCCCATGGCTTCCAGGGGGACGATGCCGAAGGGCTCGTAGTCGGCGGGGCACAGCACCACGTCCGCGCTGCGCAGCAGGGCGGGGATGCTTTCGCGGGGCAGGCCGCCGGTGAAGCGGACGCGGTCGGCGACTCCGGTGCGGCGGGCCGTCTCGCGCAGCCGGCGTACTTCGGGGTCCTGGTGGAGCTGGTGGGGCGGGGGGCCGCCGGCGATGAGGAGTTCGGTGCCGGGCAGGGCGGTGAGGGCGGTGATGGACAGGGCGGCGCCTTTGCGTTTGACGAGCCGTCCGATCTGGAGCAGGCGGTGGCGGCGGGGAGGGCGGGGGGCGGCGGGCCCGTGGGGGGTGAAGACGGTGGTGTCCACGCCGCAGGGGACGATGGTGGTGCGGTCGGCGGCGATGCCCATGGCGGCCAGTTCGCGGACCTCGTCGCGGCAGGTGGCGATGATGCGGTCGCAGCCGTGGCCGACTGCTTTTTCCAGGGCGATCCGGTCCGGTGGGCTGGTGTCCTCCTGGCGCTGGTGGCGGCGCTTGACGGTGCCGAGGGCGTGGTAGGTGTGCACCAGGGGCAGGCCGAGTTCGCGGGCCGCGGCCAGGGCGGCGATGCCGGACATCCAGAAGTGGGAGTGGATGATGTCCGGCGGCCGGTGGCGCCACTCGTCGGCCAGGAAGTGGCCGAACTGCTCCATGTGGGGCAGGAGTTGGTCCTTGGGGATGTGGCGGGGCGGGCCGGCGGGGACGTGGCGGACGTCGACGCCCGGGCGCAGGGCGACCCGGGGAGGCAGGTGGGGGGCGTCCTGGCGGGTGTAGACGGTGACGTGGTGGCCGTGGTCGGCGAGGGCGGCGGCGAGGTGGGCGACGTGGACGTTCTGGCCGCCGGCGTCGACGCCGCCCAGGACGGCGAGGGGGCTGGCGTGTTCGGAGACCAGGGCTATGGTGCGGCCGGGGCGCGGGGTGGCGGTCATCGGCGGACCGCTTCCTGCAGGACGTCTTCCCAGTCGGCCAGGAAGCGTTTGAGTCCGTAGCGGGCCAGGGCCGCGTCGCGGGCGCGGGCTCCGTCCTCGGCGGCGGCAGCGGGGTGGTCCAGGTAGTGGCGGGCGGCCTCGGCCAGGGCCCGGGGGCGGGTGGAGAGGACGCCGGCGCCCGCGGGGACGGCTTCGGTGGCCTCGGTGGTGGCCAGGGCCACCACGGGCATGCCCAGGTGCATGGCTTCCAGCAGGGACAGGCCCAGGGAGGTCCAGCGCACCGGGTGCAGGTACAGGCGGCGGCGGGCGATGGTGGTGTGCAGTTCGGCCTGGGGCAGGTCGGCGGTGCGGCACCGGGCGGGGGTCAGGCCGAGGTGGCGGGCGAGGCCTTCGGTGCCCATGCCGAACACGTCGAGGGGGGCGGCTTCGCTGAGGGCGGGCAGAAGGTCGGTGCCGGTGGTGCGGCCGCGGCGCAGGGGGTCGTTGACGACGACGGCGGCCCGGGGCAGGTGGCCGGTGTAGAGGTGGCCGGGGTCGACGATGCCGTGCTCGATGACTTCGGTGCGGGTGGTGCCGTTGTCCCAGAAGAGGCGGTTGAAGTGGGTGACGTGCACCAGGGTCAGGTCGCCGCGGCCGGCGCAGGGGTGGGGGGTGTCGGGCACGTGGCCGTGGGGGGCGTTGTGTTCGAGGTAGACGGCGGGTATGTCGTGGCCGGGGCGCCTGCCGCCGAGCCAGCGCATGGCCAGTTCCTCCTCGTGCGGGCGCTGGAGGACGATGAGGTCGAGGGGGGTGTCGCGGAGCTGGTGGGGGGTCAGTTCGCGGACGGACTCGGGCCAGGGGAAGGTGCGGGCCAGGCCCAGGCCGTCGGGGCCGCGGTCCTCGGTGACGGGGACGAGGTAGGTGTGGGGGCCCTGGACGAAGGCGGTGGTCCAGGAGCCGTGCACGTGCCACAGCAGGATGTTCATACGGTGACCTCCTGGTCGGGGCCGGGGCCGGGGGTGCGGGTGAGCAGGGTGTCCACGGCGGTGAGGAGTTCGGCGTCCGTGACCGAGTCGAGGCAGGGGTGGCCGGGGACGGGGCAGGTGCGGGCCCTGGTGCCGGCGCACGGGGCGTCCTGGTGGCCGAGGAGGACGTGGGGCACGCGGTAGGGGGCCCAGCGGTGGGCCGGTACGACGGGTGCGAAGAGGCAGACCAGGGGGGTGGCGACGGCGGCGGCGAGGTGGGCGGGGCCGGTGTTGCCGGTGATGAGGGTCCGCGCGGCGGCGATGACGGCGGCGAGTTCGGGCAGGGTGGTGCGTCCGCCGAGGTCGAGGGCGTGGCGGCCGGCGACGGCGGCGGTGAGGTCGCGTTCGGCCGGACCGCCGGTGACCACGACGCGGTGGCCGGCGGCGGCAAGGGCGGCGACGGCGCGGGCGGCGCGCGGGGCGCTCCAGGCGCGGGCCGGCACGGCGGCGCCGGGGTGGACGACGAGGTAGGGGCCGGGGCCCGTCAGATGGGGGGCCGCGGCCGGGCAGGTCACGCGCAGGGCGCCACTGTCGCCGGGGGGCAGGCGCAGGCCGGCCGCTTCGGCGAGGTCGAGGGCGGCGGCGGCTTCGTGGCGGTGGGGGGCGCGGTGGTGGCGCAGGTCCAGGAGGGAGCCGGGGTAGTGCTCGCTGTCCGCGGCGATCCAGGGCACGCCGGCCATTTTGAGCAGGAGGGCGGCCGGCAGCGGGCTCTGGTGGTAGGAGGCGAGGATCAGGGCCCGGTCGAAGCGGCGGGCGGCCAGGGCGTCCAGGAGCGCGTCGGTGTCGGCCCGGCGGGCCGGGGGTGCGTCGAAGCCCACCCAGGGGGCGTCGTAGACCAGGATGTCGTCCAGGCCCGGCAGCAGGCGGGCGGCGGCTTCGCCCCGTGGCCCGCACAGCAGGGCGGTGCGGGCGGAGGCCGCCGCGGCGGCACGGATCGCGGGCCCGGCGAGCAGCACGTCGCCTGCGCTGTCGAGCCGTACCACCAGGGTGTGTCCGCCTGTGGTCATCTGGCTCCCTGTCCGCCGGGCAGCAGCAGCCGTACCGCGGCCAGCAGGTCGGGGGCCTTTTCGGGGGCGGCCGCGGTCTCCTGGGGGCGGGTGAGGGCGGTGGGGACGAGAACGCCGCGGGCCCCGGCGGCGCGGGCGGCGGCGACGTCGGAGCCGATGTCTCCGATGACGGCGACCCGGCGGGGGTCGGCGCCCAGGCGCCGGCAGGCGGCGTGGATGAGCCCGGGGGCGGGCTTGCGGCAGGCGCAGCCGTCGCCGGGGCCGTGGGGGCAGACCGCCCAGAGCGCGAACGGGCCCAGGAGTTCCTCGACGCGGCCCTGGACCGCCCTCACCCGCCGGTGGTCCAGCAGACCGCGGGCGACACCGGACTGGTTGCTCACCACCGCCACCGGCACCCCCCAGGAACGGACGGTGTCCACGGCCGCACGGGCCTGGGGCATCAGGCGCACCCGGCGGGGATCGCCGTTGTAGGGGACGTCCTCGATGAGGGTGCCGTCACGGTCGAAGAGGACAGCGTCGGGCAGGCCCCCCGGCGGGCGGGGCGGGCCGGGCGGGGTGAGCAGGCGGGGTGAGCGGGAGGGGGCGGGCTCCTGGGAGCGCGACGGGGCCGGGCCGCCCGGGCCGCCCGGGGCGGCCGTCGGGTCCGGGGGGCCCGGCAGGTCCAGGAGGCCCGGGGCATCCGTCGGGTCCGGGGGGCCCGGGGCAGCCGTCGGATCCGGGGGGCCCGGGGGGAAGAGCCACGGGCCGCCGGCCGGGACCGGTGGGGTTCGAGGGGTGGAAGTGGTGAACACGCACCCTGAGTAACCCGGTGGCGACCACTAAAACCACGCCAAACGGCTACAAAGTGCGAGCACGGCCGGGCGCGGCCGGGACGGCCCGGGGCGGTGCCCGTGCCCGGGCGGAGCGGGATGGGGTGCGGGCAAGGCGGAGCGGAGCGGCGGGACAGGGCGGGGCCCGGCCGGGAGCACCGGGCGGGAGCGGGGCGTGGCGGGAGGGGCGTGGCGGGAGGGGCGTGGCGGGAGGGGCGTGGCGGGAGGGGCGTGGCGGGAGGGGCGTGGCGGGAGGGGCGTGGCGGGGTCAGGGGGAGGTTTGGGGAAGCGGGGCGGTGGCCGGGGCGGGGGTGGAGGGGGGCCGGCCGGGGGCCGGCGGGCGCGGGGGCAGCGGGCGCGGGGCGGCGTGGCGGTGGCGGGCCAGGCCCCGCAGCCAGTGCAGGACGGCGGCGGGCGGGATGAGGACGCTGGTCGCCGCCATGACGGCCACTTCCCGGCCGGTGCGCGGCCCCGGGGCGATACGGGCCCAGGCGAACTCCGCGCAGCCCGCCAGCCACAGGGCCCCGCAGCCGGCCGCGGCCCGGGGCCGGCGGGCGGCCGCGGCCGCCAGTGCCGCCGCCCCGGCCGCGCTCACGGCCAGGTGGGCCGGCAGCCGGCCGCGGGGCGCGCCCGCCCGCTCCCACCAGGTCCGGCCGTGGAGACGGTTCATCAGCACGTCGTCGGCGTTGCCGGCCTGGGTGCGCAGCGAGACCCAGCGGTCCGCGGGGCGTACGGGGTGGGTGGTGCGGCGGGTGCCCTGGGTGATGGTCCAGCCGGCGTCCAGGACGCGCAGGGCGAGGTCGGCGTCCTCGCGGAACGCGCGCGGGAAGCGTTCGTCGAAGCCGCCGCTCTCCTCCAGGGCGGTGCGCCGGTAGGCCATGTCGGCGGTGATCCACCGGGCGCGGGCCAGTCCCGCGGTGGTGCGTTCCCAGTCGGTGGGGCGGCGGCCCTCGGGCAGCGGGACGGTGATGTGTGCCTGGACGGCGGCGGTGCGGGCGCCGGCCGCGGCGAGGTCGGCGGCGAGGTCGGCGGCCCAGGTGGGGCCGGGCAGGACGTCGTCGTCGAGGAAGGCGATCCACGGCTCGGCCGCCGCCCGCCAGCCGGCGTTGCGGGCGGCGGCAGGGCCGGCGGCGCGGCCGGGCACCACGTCGGTGAGGTCGCGCAAGCGCGCGGGGACGGTCACGGGCAGGGGCGTGCAGTCCTCCAGCGGCCGGTCGTCGACCAGGACGATCCGGGTGGGCCGCGGCCCCTGGCCGCGGTCCAGGGCGCGCAGGCAGTCGGTCAGGCTGGGGCGGCCCAGGGTCGGGATGACCACCGCGTACGCCAACGCCGGCAGCGGGCCGGGCAGGGCGGCGGCCGGGTCGGGCAGCGGGCCGGCCGGGTCGGGCAGGGGGGTGCCGTTCACCGGACGCAGCCCTTGTCCTGGGGGCCGGCGGTGGTGGTGGCCAGGTCGGGCCGGCCGGCGGCGAAGAATTCCCGGCGGCGCACCACGAAGGGGCCCATCGCGAGCAGGTCCACGGGGGCGGAGCCGAAGCATTCCAGGGCGTCGCGGGGGTCGTCCACCATGGGGCGGCCGGCGGTGTTCAGGCTGGTGTTGACGACCACGGGCAGCCCGGTGAGCCGTTCGAAGGCGGTGAGCATCCGGGCGACGAGGGGTTCGGTGTCCGCCTCGACGGTCTGGATCCGGGCGGTGCCGTCCACGTGCACCACCGCGGGGATGCGCTCGCGCCACCGGGGGGCCACGTCGTGGACGAAGAGCATGTAGGGGCTGGGCAGCGGGCCGTCGAAGATCTCCGGGGCGCGGTGGGCGAGGACCATGGGGGCCACGGGGCGGAACTGCTCGCGTCCCTTCACGTCGTTGAGGCGCTCGAGGTTGCCCACCCGGCCCGGGTGGGCGAGCAGGGAGCGGTGGCCCAGGGCCCGCGGGCCGAACTCCGCGCGGCCCTGGAACCAGGCGACGATCGCGTCGCCGGCCAGGGCCTCGGCCACGGTCTCGGCGACATCCTCGGGCCGTTCGAAGGGCACCTGGGCCGTCTTGAGCCAGGCTTCGAGTTCCGCGTCCGACCAGCCGCGGCCGAGGTCGGCACCGGCCGGGGGGCGGGGCGTGTGCCCGGCGCCGGCGGACAGCAGCAGCGCGCCGCCCAGCGCGGTGCCCGCGTCACCGGAGGCGGGCTGGACCCACACCCGGGAGAAGGGGCCCTCGCGGGCGAGACGGGAATTGGCCACGCAGTTGAGCGCCACTCCCCCGGCCAGCGTCAGGACACCGTCGTGGGTTTGGCCGTGGAGCCAGCGGGCGAGGTCGAGCAGCGTCTCCTCCAAGGCCGCCTGGGTGCTGGCGGCGAGGTCGGCGTGGGCCTGGGTCCAGGCCTCGCCGGGCCGGCACGGCGGGCACAGCTCCTGCCACGGCACGCCGGTGGCCCGGAAACCGCCGTCGCCGGTGGGATGGACGTGGCGGCGCAGCTCGGGCAGCAGGCGCGGGGTGCCGTAGGAGGCCAGCGCCATCACCTTGTACTCGTCGCTGGAGCGCAGGAAGCCCAGGTGCGCGGTGAGTTCTTCGTAGACCAGGCCCAGGGAGTGCGGCAGTTCCTGCCCGTGGAGGGGTTCGAGGTGGTTGCCGGTGCGGCGGGCCGCGAGGTGGGAGGTGGCCTCGCCGCGGCCGTCGAGGACGAGGACGGAGGAGTTCTCGGCGCCGGGGGCGGCGTAGGCGCTGGAGGCGGCGTGGGCCATGTGGTGCGGGACGAAGTGCACGAGGGCGGGGTCGAGGCCGGGCAGGGCCTCGCTCAGGAAGCCGGGGGCCTCGCGGGCGTAGGTCAGGCGCAGGTGGTCCCAGGGGTCGTGCAGTCCCATGGTGTCGGCCGGGCGGGCGAGGCGGGGGTCGAAGGAGTAGGCGACGGCGTCGAGGTCCGCGGGGCGCAGGCCGGCCTGGCTCAGGCACCAGGCGGCGGCCTGGCCGGGCAGTTCCCAGGCGGAGAAGGGCACCGGCCGTTTGCCGTGTTTGCGCCGGGAGAAGCGTTCTTCCTCGGCGGCGGCGACGGTCACCCCGTCGATCACCAGGGCGGCGGCGGGGTCGTGGAAGAGGGCGTTGATTCCGAGGATGCGCATGGGGTGGGGCCTTTCGTGGCCGGCCTGCGGGGCGGGGCGCTCGGCGCCGGCGGCGACAACGGCGGGACGGAAGAGGCGAGACAGGAGGGGCGGAAGGGCCGGGCGAGGGCGGGGCGGGGCGGCTGGGGGGCGGGGGCGGGGGGGGACGGCAACGGCCGGTGGGGGCGGGGGTTTTCAGGCGGCCTGGGCCCGGAACCAGCTGATGGCCCGGGCGAGCCCCTCGGCGGGCGGGACGCGGGGCTCCCACTGGAGCTTGCCGCGGGCCAGGGTGATGTCCGGGCAGCGCACGGCCGGGTCGTCGGTGGGCCGGTCGATGAAGCGGACGGTGGAGGAGGAACCGGTCAGCTCGATGACGGTACGGGCCAGTTCGAGCATCGTGATCTCGGTGGGGTTGCCGAGATTGACCGGCCCGCGCAGGTCGGACGCCGCCATGGCGAGGATGCCGCGGACGGTGTCGTCGACATAGGCCAGCGACCGGGTCTGGCGCCCGTCCCCGGTCACCGTCAGCGGCTCCCCCGCCAGGGCCTGGCGGATGAAGGTGGGCACCGCCCGGCCGTCATGGCCGCGCATGCGCGGCCCGTAGGTGTTGAACAGCCGCACGATGCCGGTCCGGGTGCCGTGCCCGTCGGCCTCGGCGGTGGTCAGCGCCTCGGCGAACCGCTTGGCCTCGTCGTACACGCTGCGCGGGCCCACCGGATTGACATTGCCCCAGTAACTCTCGCTCTGCGGGTGCTGCTGGGGATCGCCGTAGACCTCGGAGGTCGAGGCGAGCACGAAACGGGCCTCGTGACGGCGGGCCAGGGCAAGGGCGTTACGCGTCCCCAGACTGCCGGTCTCCAGCGTGTGCAGCGGCAGCCGCAGATAGTCGGCGGGCGAGGCGGGGGAAGCGAAGTGCAGGACCAGATCGGCGGGGGCGGTCTCGAACGGCTGCGTGACATCGGCCGGCAGGAGCGTGAAACCGGCCCGGCCCTCCAGATGGGCCACGTTCCGGCGGGACCCGGTACAGAAGTCATCGACACAGGTCACCGCGGTGCCCTGGTCGATCAACGCGGTACACAGGTGCGAACCGACGAAACCGGCCCCGCCGGTGACGACCGCGTGCTCCCACCGGGGAGCGGGGGTGGTGGCCATGAGGGCTCCTTCCTGGAGGGTGGCCGGCGGGGTGTTACTCCGTCCCGAAGACGGCCTTCTGCACGTCCGCGGGGCTCTCGAAGCTCTTCTGGTCGAGGTGGGAGATCTTCTCCACCATGTCGTTGCCCGCCTTGTTCTTCTTCGCGACGGCGACGAGCTTCTCCCGGTCGGCGGGGTAGGGCGCGCCCTTGAGGGCCTTCTGGAGCTCGATGGGGTTGGTCTCGGCCATGGGAATCTCTCCTT from Streptomyces syringium includes these protein-coding regions:
- a CDS encoding glycosyltransferase family 2 protein, yielding MPGPLPALAYAVVIPTLGRPSLTDCLRALDRGQGPRPTRIVLVDDRPLEDCTPLPVTVPARLRDLTDVVPGRAAGPAAARNAGWRAAAEPWIAFLDDDVLPGPTWAADLAADLAAAGARTAAVQAHITVPLPEGRRPTDWERTTAGLARARWITADMAYRRTALEESGGFDERFPRAFREDADLALRVLDAGWTITQGTRRTTHPVRPADRWVSLRTQAGNADDVLMNRLHGRTWWERAGAPRGRLPAHLAVSAAGAAALAAAAARRPRAAAGCGALWLAGCAEFAWARIAPGPRTGREVAVMAATSVLIPPAAVLHWLRGLARHRHAAPRPLPPRPPAPGRPPSTPAPATAPLPQTSP
- a CDS encoding glycosyltransferase family 9 protein: MTTGGHTLVVRLDSAGDVLLAGPAIRAAAAASARTALLCGPRGEAAARLLPGLDDILVYDAPWVGFDAPPARRADTDALLDALAARRFDRALILASYHQSPLPAALLLKMAGVPWIAADSEHYPGSLLDLRHHRAPHRHEAAAALDLAEAAGLRLPPGDSGALRVTCPAAAPHLTGPGPYLVVHPGAAVPARAWSAPRAARAVAALAAAGHRVVVTGGPAERDLTAAVAGRHALDLGGRTTLPELAAVIAAARTLITGNTGPAHLAAAVATPLVCLFAPVVPAHRWAPYRVPHVLLGHQDAPCAGTRARTCPVPGHPCLDSVTDAELLTAVDTLLTRTPGPGPDQEVTV
- a CDS encoding carbamoyltransferase family protein, producing MRILGINALFHDPAAALVIDGVTVAAAEEERFSRRKHGKRPVPFSAWELPGQAAAWCLSQAGLRPADLDAVAYSFDPRLARPADTMGLHDPWDHLRLTYAREAPGFLSEALPGLDPALVHFVPHHMAHAASSAYAAPGAENSSVLVLDGRGEATSHLAARRTGNHLEPLHGQELPHSLGLVYEELTAHLGFLRSSDEYKVMALASYGTPRLLPELRRHVHPTGDGGFRATGVPWQELCPPCRPGEAWTQAHADLAASTQAALEETLLDLARWLHGQTHDGVLTLAGGVALNCVANSRLAREGPFSRVWVQPASGDAGTALGGALLLSAGAGHTPRPPAGADLGRGWSDAELEAWLKTAQVPFERPEDVAETVAEALAGDAIVAWFQGRAEFGPRALGHRSLLAHPGRVGNLERLNDVKGREQFRPVAPMVLAHRAPEIFDGPLPSPYMLFVHDVAPRWRERIPAVVHVDGTARIQTVEADTEPLVARMLTAFERLTGLPVVVNTSLNTAGRPMVDDPRDALECFGSAPVDLLAMGPFVVRRREFFAAGRPDLATTTAGPQDKGCVR
- a CDS encoding DUF2795 domain-containing protein is translated as MAETNPIELQKALKGAPYPADREKLVAVAKKNKAGNDMVEKISHLDQKSFESPADVQKAVFGTE
- a CDS encoding glycosyltransferase — encoded protein: MTATPRPGRTIALVSEHASPLAVLGGVDAGGQNVHVAHLAAALADHGHHVTVYTRQDAPHLPPRVALRPGVDVRHVPAGPPRHIPKDQLLPHMEQFGHFLADEWRHRPPDIIHSHFWMSGIAALAAARELGLPLVHTYHALGTVKRRHQRQEDTSPPDRIALEKAVGHGCDRIIATCRDEVRELAAMGIAADRTTIVPCGVDTTVFTPHGPAAPRPPRRHRLLQIGRLVKRKGAALSITALTALPGTELLIAGGPPPHQLHQDPEVRRLRETARRTGVADRVRFTGGLPRESIPALLRSADVVLCPADYEPFGIVPLEAMGCGTPVVATATGGHLDTVADPATGRLFTPGDPAALARAVTALLADPARRAACGAAGRRRVLTRYGWDQVAAATWDVYHDVLALHPSHPSRGRSEVTPGPAR
- the rfaE2 gene encoding D-glycero-beta-D-manno-heptose 1-phosphate adenylyltransferase produces the protein MSSHTDSRTDPRTGPRHHRRTRRGSGQQPLLVVGDTLLDQDIDGEATRLAPDAPAPVVDVRHHRSHPGGAGLAAALAARDGRTVVLVTALGDDQASDTVRQALAPRVHLVELSLDGTLPVKTRVRAGDRPLVRIDDGGGTPGEPGDAVREAFADAGAVLVADYGRGTARAVRSHLHTAARRAPVLWDPHPRGDTPVPEVRLATPNAAEARALAPPAAEPATGDSLRAHALRGAALARHWQAAAVAVTLGERGAILTRNGSDSPMLVPPPHPATGDPCGAGDCFAAVAAAALGDGALPEEAIQRAVAEAAAFVAAGGAGNPRLWDPQSPAPPPAHHCQDPFTLAAAVRARGGTVVATGGCFDLLHAGHVGLLESARRIGDCLIVCLNSDASIRRLKGPGRPLTPEADRVRVLSGLGCVDAVAVFHEDTPETLLRTLRPDVWAKGGDYTAETLPESAALREWGGQAVTLPYLAGRSTTELARRAALAPLTPPTTTRP
- a CDS encoding NAD-dependent epimerase/dehydratase family protein, with protein sequence MATTPAPRWEHAVVTGGAGFVGSHLCTALIDQGTAVTCVDDFCTGSRRNVAHLEGRAGFTLLPADVTQPFETAPADLVLHFASPASPADYLRLPLHTLETGSLGTRNALALARRHEARFVLASTSEVYGDPQQHPQSESYWGNVNPVGPRSVYDEAKRFAEALTTAEADGHGTRTGIVRLFNTYGPRMRGHDGRAVPTFIRQALAGEPLTVTGDGRQTRSLAYVDDTVRGILAMAASDLRGPVNLGNPTEITMLELARTVIELTGSSSTVRFIDRPTDDPAVRCPDITLARGKLQWEPRVPPAEGLARAISWFRAQAA
- a CDS encoding glycosyltransferase encodes the protein MNILLWHVHGSWTTAFVQGPHTYLVPVTEDRGPDGLGLARTFPWPESVRELTPHQLRDTPLDLIVLQRPHEEELAMRWLGGRRPGHDIPAVYLEHNAPHGHVPDTPHPCAGRGDLTLVHVTHFNRLFWDNGTTRTEVIEHGIVDPGHLYTGHLPRAAVVVNDPLRRGRTTGTDLLPALSEAAPLDVFGMGTEGLARHLGLTPARCRTADLPQAELHTTIARRRLYLHPVRWTSLGLSLLEAMHLGMPVVALATTEATEAVPAGAGVLSTRPRALAEAARHYLDHPAAAAEDGARARDAALARYGLKRFLADWEDVLQEAVRR
- a CDS encoding D-glycero-alpha-D-manno-heptose-1,7-bisphosphate 7-phosphatase, with the protein product MFTTSTPRTPPVPAGGPWLFPPGPPDPTAAPGPPDPTDAPGLLDLPGPPDPTAAPGGPGGPAPSRSQEPAPSRSPRLLTPPGPPRPPGGLPDAVLFDRDGTLIEDVPYNGDPRRVRLMPQARAAVDTVRSWGVPVAVVSNQSGVARGLLDHRRVRAVQGRVEELLGPFALWAVCPHGPGDGCACRKPAPGLIHAACRRLGADPRRVAVIGDIGSDVAAARAAGARGVLVPTALTRPQETAAAPEKAPDLLAAVRLLLPGGQGAR